In Lineus longissimus chromosome 13, tnLinLong1.2, whole genome shotgun sequence, one genomic interval encodes:
- the LOC135498111 gene encoding WD repeat-containing protein 37-like, translated as MQAAWAPQQGKMPGDSSLKMKSRVAMMRRGRSSAEGESRLDIDTSDIVLPPHIRSRLDDLFTQIEREFELLYAENLALHDEVKVLNNRLGIGEREESHEPSDSLFGVKALAKKSGSQISQKIKTTYKASTSRIVSSFKAASSGCQQVREYRGHRDGVWEVSLSKHGPQVIGTASADYTARLWCIETGSCLLQYNGHSGSVNSLRFHPSQDLVLTASGDQTSHIWRAQINLPIPFSGDFPGVHGLQKSHSSGEEEVETSEKEDAPDDIGDHEVTVVRSPVLELHGHTGVIIAADWLAGGTQVISASWDRMANLYDAETAEVINTLTGHDSELTHVCAHPAQKLVVTSSKDTTFRVWDLRDKSMQVNVFQGHTQPVTSAVFAGVDMVVSGSDDRTVKVWDLRNMRSPNTTIRTDSAVNRLAISQSSMTIAIPLDNRHVRLHDIHGVRLGRLPRNNRQGHSRMVCAATWCDDHPMCNLFTCGFDRRVFGWNVNPQSKD; from the exons ATGCAAGCTGCCTGGGCCCCTCAGCAGGGTAAAATGCCTGGAGACAGTTCGTTGAAGATGAAATCTCGAGTTGCGATGATGAGGAGAGGAAGAAGTAGTGCAGAGGGGGAGTCAAGACTGGACATTGATACATCAGATATTGTGTTACCTCCTCACATCAG gtCAAGACTTGATGATCTTTTTACTCAGATAGAAAGAGAATTTGAATTGCTTTATGCAGAGAACCTCGCTC TACATGATGAGGTTAAGGTCCTGAATAATCGCTTAGGGATCGGCGAGCGAGAAGAATCTCATGAACCATCTGATTCGCTCTTTGGAGTCAAAGCTTTAGCCAAAAAAT CTGGAAGTCAAATTTCCCAGAAAATTAAAACGACATATAAAGCGTCAACTAGTCGAATCGTATCTAGTTTCAAGGCAGCATCTTCGGGCTGTCAGCAAGTGAGGGAGTATCGGGGCCATCGTGATGGGGTCTGGGAGGTCAGTCTGTCAAAGCATGGACCCCAGGTCATCGGGACAGCATCAGCTG ATTACACGGCACGGTTGTGGTGCATTGAGACGGGCTCCTGTCTGCTCCAGTACAACGGCCATTCCGGTTCAGTCAATTCACTGCGGTTTCATCCGTCACAAGATCTCGTCCTGACGGCGTCGGGGGACCAGACATCACATATCTGGCGGGCTCAGATAAATCTTCCCATCCCCTTTAGTGGGGATTTTCCAGGCGTTCATGGC CTACAAAAATCACACTCCTCGGGTGAAGAAGAGGTGGAGACGTCAGAAAAGGAGGACGCACCAGACG ACATCGGGGACCATGAAGTGACGGTCGTACGCTCACCAGTCTTGGAGCTTCACGGGCATACCGGCGTCATAATCGCTGCCGATTGGCTCGCTGGCGGCACCCAGGTTATCAGTGCATCATGGGATAGAATGGCAAACCTTTACGACGCAGAAACTGCTGAGGTCATCAATACATTGACAG GTCATGACTCGGAATTGACTCATGTTTGTGCACACCCTGCGCAAAAGcttgttgtgacgtcatcaaaggACACCACGTTTCGAGTTTGGGATCTGAGAGACAAATCTATGCAGGTCAATGTCTTCCAGGGACATACACA ACCTGTGACGAGTGCAGTATTCGCCGGGGTTGACATGGTAGTGTCGGGCAGTGATGACCGCACGGTCAAAGTCTGGGATCTGCGCAACATGCGATCGCCGAATACGACAATTAGGACGGATTCTGCTGTGAATCGATTGGCCATATCACAGTCGAGTATGACGATCGCCATTCCTCTCGATAATCGCCACGTGCGACTTCACGATATCCACGGTGTCCGACTAGGGCGTCTGCCACGAAATAACAGACAG GGTCACAGCCGAATGGtgtgtgctgccacctggtgtGATGATCATCCAATGTGCAATCTTTTCACCTGCGGTTTTGATCGGCGGGTGTTCGGTTGGAATGTCAACCCACAATCCAAGGACTAG
- the LOC135497856 gene encoding tetratricopeptide repeat protein 21B-like, giving the protein MADSDSTTLAKINYYCREKYFRHMQNAAIEGLKKYGNDPVLKFFNAYAMVLEDRVQEGMRELEMLKDKVDVNLCSIMALIFAHKKCKTVDTEAVQSLDMKLKEQRKQSGEKGLYFAGVFLFHSGRYDKAREYIDRMLKMNGQSSKEGLIIKGWIDLMCGRDAYVKKAVKYFDDAMNQDGAKDLDALFGKAKYFEIRHNYSGALEFVNQAVVAFPNFAPALVEKMKLQLAMQDWEQTVETAHRAIHLDSQCIEAHRFIILHQLCREGNYQDAANNLQDLLQMMDRVEPRNAFKYNELSKVFCRVAGRHHAVLQQTYFMAERAVSIDNGTADFVNELAYELLLQGRVKDAMKCYRNAMKLDETSVAALTGIIHCQLLEEQLEDAAQQLEFLNEIQQSIGKTSELMYLSAVLARKRNADAEKVIEMLDEAIENHFAGIKGLPLGPIYYLNINPDFLIQVVHEYMQFAPQQPDTQSSQMGNPVLKRCGQVLDPLTRAVPGMLDALFLMGKVKFLGGDVDAAQSTLQHCLDVDSTMSIAHILLAQIFLQKGNYKNADQSLEMGLSHHFEVREHPTYHLIKARIQKKSGNYDEAVKTLQTAMQLPGVKKAGRTLNIKKSSSKIPTISMNDRVSVFLELAEAYRIQNAQHEAAKVMQDAINEFSGTTEENRIIIANAELSLNRGDSENALNTLRSVKAGRPYFIQAREKMADIYLNYRKDKRLYAGCYRELVDKQPSPHTYLLLGDAYMNIQEPEKAIEIYESALKKNPKDSSLASKIGQALVKTHNYGKAISYYEAALKSQNQQHLRHDLAELLLKLRQYDKAEKVLKQALEHEGQVTDLQTMQDEAKYLVLLSKVYKRQDRVEDSLHSLNKARDMQARVLKRVQLEQPDGVPVQRRFASNICCQMAEYGTIQRDYDKAIKCYKEALTYLDNDSKVMLQLAQLYLTIEDLDSCQLQCSTLLKNDEENDAATVMMADLMFRKNEYDQATYHFQQLLERRPDHYEALSRLVDLMRRAGKLDEVPRFLELAENASSKATMEPGFNYSKGLYEWYIGNPNVAIKYFNKARKDSEWGHRAMYSMIEICLNPDNETVGGEVFEATELDAGAAAEKADSEHLAIRTAEKLMKELKHRPGDIRPKLLENMALVATKNKSNVEKALSAFMEIASQERDHVGALYGMAAAYMVLKQTPRARNQLKRVTKNTWNMEDAEDLEKSWLLLADIYIQSGKYDMSTDLLKRCLQHNKSCCKAYEYMGFIMEKEQSYKDAAKNYELAWKYGNKNNPVIGYKLGFNYLKARKFVDAIDICQNVLASHPNYPKIRKDILDKARQSLRV; this is encoded by the exons TGTCCTCAAATTCTTCAATGCCTATGCCATGGTGTTGGAAGACCGGGTACAAGAGGGGATGCGGGAACTTGAAATGCTGAAGGACAAAGTGGATGTCAATCTTTGTTCAATAATGGCTTTGATTTTTGCTCATAAGAAATGTAAAACAGTTG ATACTGAGGCAGTGCAATCTCTTGACATGAAACTAAAGGAGCAAAGGAAACAATCCGGGGAAAAG GGCCTGTACTTCGCCGGCGTCTTCCTCTTTCATAGCGGCCGCTATGACAAGGCGCGAGAGTACATCGATAGGATGCTGAAGATGAACGGCCAGTCGTCGAAGGAGGGCCTCATCATCAAGGGCTGGATTGACCTGATGTGTGGTCGGGACGCTTATGTTAAAAAAGCCGTCAAATATTTTGATGACGCTATGAA CCAAGACGGAGCTAAAGATTTAGATGCACTATTTGGAAAAgcgaaatattttgaaattcgtCACAACTACAGCGGGGCCTTAGAATTCGTCAACCAGGCCGTCGTAGCCTTCCCAAATTTCGCCCCAGCTCTTGTTGAGAAGATGAAACTACAACTGGCTATGCAGGACTGGGAACAAACCGTGGAGACTGCACACAGGGCAATCCATCTCGATTCTCAGTGTATCGAGGCACATAGATTCATCATCCTTCATCAGCTGTGCCGCGAGGGGAATTATCAAGAC GCTGCAAACAATCTTCAAGATCTCCTCCAAATGATGGACAGAGTTGAACCAAGAAATGCTTTCAAATATAATGAACTCTCAAAAGTCTTCTGTCGTGTG GCGGGGCGCCACCATGCCGTCCTCCAGCAGACCTACTTCATGGCCGAGCGTGCGGTCAGCATCGATAACGGCACAGCTGACTTTGTGAATGAGCTAGCCTACGAACTCCTCCTGCAAGGACGGGTGAAGGACGCCATGAAGTGCTACAG GAATGCAATGAAGCTGGACGAAACGAGTGTCGCTGCTCTGACAGGCATCATCCACTGCCAACTTCTTGAAGAGCAGCTAGAGGATGCTGCACAGCAGTTGGAGTTCTTGAACGAAATTCAACAGAGTATTGGAAAGACATCG GAGCTTATGTACCTTAGCGCTGTCCTTGCGAGGAAACGCAACGCCGACGCAGAAAAAGTGATCGAGATGCTTGATGAAGCGATAGAGAATCACTTTGCAGGGATTAAAGGCCTACCACTCGGGCCTATCTATTACTTGAATATCAACCCTGACTTCTTGATCCAAGTTGTCCACGAGTACATGCAGTTTGCTCCTCAACAG CCTGATACCCAGTCCAGCCAAATGGGCAACCCTGTCCTGAAGCGCTGTGGGCAAGTCCTCGACCCGCTGACCCGAGCCGTCCCTGGCATGTTAGATGCCCTATTCCTGATGGGAAAAGTCAAATTCTTAGGAG gcGATGTGGATGCTGCCCAGAGTACCCTCCAGCATTGCCTAGACGTCGACAGCACCATGTCAATCGCTCACATCCTGTTGGCGCAGATCTTCCTCCAGAAAGGCAACTACAAAAATGCCGACCAGTCGTTGGAGATGGGTTTGAGTCATCACTTCGAGGTCAGGGAGCATCCGACCTATCACCTGATCAAGGCAAGAATTCAGAAGAAGTCGGGCAACTACGACGAGGCTGTGAAGACGCTTCAGACAGCCATGCAGTTGCCGGGGGTAAAGAAGGCCG GGCGAACCCTGAACATCAAGAAATCGAGCAGTAAAATCCCCACCATCAGTATGAATGATCGAGTCTCTGTATTTTTGGAGTTGGCCGAGGCCTACAGGATTCAGAATGCGCAG CACGAGGCCGCCAAGGTCATGCAGGACGCCATCAACGAGTTCAGCGGCACAACGGAGGAAAACAGAATCATCATCGCGAATGCAGAATTGTCACTGAACCGTGGCGATTCGGAAAACGCATTAAACACGCTCAGAAGCGTTAAAGCGGGTCGGCCGTATTTCATCCAAGCAAGAGAGAAAATGGCCGACATCTACTTGAATTATCGTAAGGATAAGCGCCTGTATGCTGGCTGTTACCGAGAACTCGTCGACAAGCAGCCGAGTCCTCATACATATTTGTTGCTCGGAGACGCGTATATGAATATTCAAGAG CCCGAAAAAGCGATTGAGATCTACGAGTCTGCCCTAAAAAAGAACCCCAAGGACAGTTCCCTGGCGAGTAAGATCGGCCAGGCTCTAGTCAAGACGCACAATTATGGGAAGGCGATCAGTTATTACGAGGCCGCGCTGAAGTCGCAAAATCAACAACATTTGAG GCATGATCTCGCCGAGCTTCTCCTGAAACTTCGTCAGTACGATAAGGCAGAAAAGGTCCTCAAGCAGGCGTTGGAACACGAAGGTCAAG TGACTGACCTCCAGACCATGCAAGATGAGGCCAAGTACCTCGTGCTCCTCTCCAAAGTCTACAAACGCCAGGACCGCGTTGAGGACTCCCTCCACTCCCTGAACAAGGCCCGGGACATGCAGGCTAGAGTTCTGAAGAGAGTTCAGCTGGAACAACCAGATGGTGTGCCGGTACAGCGCAGATTTGCTTCAAA TATCTGTTGCCAGATGGCTGAGTACGGTACCATCCAGCGTGACTACGACAAGGCCATCAAGTGTTACAAAGAGGCGCTGACTTACCTGGACAACGACAGCAAAGTCATGCTGCAACTTGCGCAGCTTTACCTCACGATTGAAGATCTCGACTCGTGTCAGCTTCAGTGCTCGACGCTGTtgaaaaatgatgaagaaaacgaCGCTGCTACCGTG ATGATGGCTGACCTGATGTTCCGCAAAAACGAATACGACCAAGCGACGTATCACTTTCAACAGCTACTCGAGCGCCGCCCTGATCACTACGAGGCTTTATCGAGACTCGTCGACCTGATGCGCCGGGCGGGAAAACTGGACGAGGTGCCGCGCTTCCTTGAGCTGGCCGAAAACGCTTCTAGTAAAGCGACCATGGAGCCTGGCTTCAACTACAGCAAGGGACTTTATGAATG GTACATCGGCAATCCAAATGTTGCCATAAAATACTTCAACAAGGCTCGCAAAGACTCTGAATGGGGACATCGGGCCATGTACAGCATGATCGAGATATGCCTCAACCCAGATAATGAAACGGTCGGGGGTGAGGTGTTTGAGGCAACAGAGCTTGATGCCGG AGCCGCAGCAGAAAAGGCCGACAGCGAGCATCTGGCGATACGGACAGCCGAGAAACTCATGAAAGAATTGAAGCACCGCCCTGGTGACATCCGCCCGAAGCTGCTAGAAAACATGGCCTTGGTCGCCACGAAGAACAAGAGTAATGTTGAGAAGGCGTTGTCGGCTTTCATGGAGATAGCATCGCAAGAG CGTGACCATGTTGGTGCCCTCTATGGGATGGCGGCAGCCTACATGGTGTTGAAGCAGACGCCCCGTGCCAGAAACCAGTTGAAACGCGTCACCAAGAACACATGGAACATGGAGGACGCCGAAGATCTGGAGAAAAGTTGGCTCCTACTGGCTGATATTTATATCCAGTCCGGGAAGTACGACATGTCCACGGATTTGTTGAAGAGATGCTTGCAACATAACAAG tcctGCTGTAAAGCGTATGAGTACATGGGCTTTATAATGGAGAAAGAGCAGTCCTACAAAGATGCCGCCAAGAATTATGAATTGGCATGGAAGTATGGAAACAAGAATAACCCAGTTATAG GTTACAAGTTGGGCTTCAACTACCTAAAGGCCAGGAAGTTTGTCGACGCCATTGATATCTGTCAAAATGTGCTAGCCTCGCATCCGAACTACCCCAAGATCAGGAAGGACATTCTCGACAAGGCCAGACAGAGTCTAAGAGTATAG